The Desulfuromonas versatilis genome has a segment encoding these proteins:
- a CDS encoding BMP family ABC transporter substrate-binding protein, protein MKNLALKMLTLLLALPLVANVADAAEKKVKAGFIYVGPVGDAGWTWSHDQARQEMEKLPFVEPSTFIESVPEGAESARVINGLVRKGHNLIFTTSFGYMDATLDVARRNKDVVFMHCSGFKTAENVGNYFGRMYEPRYLSGIVAGKMTKKNVIGYVAAFPIPEVIRGINAFALGVRSVNPEATVKVVWTQTWFDPGIERDAADSLLDVGADVLAMHQDAPATLQAAEARGAYVIGYNSDMRTFAPKAFLTAPVWNWAPLYKKIAEQVKDGTWKSEAIWWGMDTGMVGLAPMSDQVPAEVQKLVAEKTEAIKAGKFHPFAGPIKDQEGKEKIAAGATASDPELLGMNWFVEGVQGTIPK, encoded by the coding sequence ATGAAAAATTTAGCACTCAAAATGCTGACCCTGTTGCTGGCCCTGCCCCTGGTGGCCAACGTGGCAGACGCGGCCGAGAAAAAGGTCAAGGCCGGTTTCATCTATGTCGGCCCGGTGGGCGACGCGGGCTGGACCTGGTCCCATGATCAGGCCCGCCAGGAAATGGAGAAGCTCCCCTTCGTCGAGCCTTCGACCTTCATCGAGTCGGTCCCCGAAGGGGCCGAGTCGGCCCGCGTCATCAACGGCCTGGTGCGCAAGGGGCACAACCTGATTTTCACCACCAGCTTCGGCTACATGGACGCCACCCTCGACGTCGCACGGCGCAACAAGGACGTGGTCTTCATGCACTGCTCGGGCTTCAAGACCGCCGAGAACGTCGGGAACTACTTCGGGCGCATGTACGAGCCCCGCTACCTCTCGGGGATCGTCGCCGGCAAGATGACCAAAAAGAACGTCATCGGCTACGTGGCCGCTTTCCCCATCCCCGAAGTCATCCGCGGCATCAACGCCTTCGCCCTCGGGGTACGCAGCGTCAACCCCGAGGCCACCGTCAAGGTCGTCTGGACCCAGACCTGGTTCGACCCGGGGATCGAGCGTGACGCCGCCGACAGCCTGCTCGACGTCGGCGCCGACGTGCTCGCCATGCACCAGGACGCTCCGGCCACCCTGCAGGCCGCCGAGGCCCGCGGCGCCTACGTCATCGGCTACAATTCGGACATGCGCACCTTCGCCCCCAAAGCCTTTCTGACCGCCCCGGTCTGGAACTGGGCCCCGCTCTACAAGAAGATCGCCGAGCAGGTCAAGGACGGTACCTGGAAGTCCGAGGCGATCTGGTGGGGGATGGACACCGGCATGGTGGGTCTTGCACCCATGAGCGACCAGGTGCCCGCCGAGGTGCAGAAGCTGGTCGCCGAAAAGACCGAGGCGATCAAGGCCGGCAAGTTCCACCCCTTCGCCGGCCCGATCAAGGACCAGGAGGGCAAGGAGAAAATCGCCGCCGGCGCCACGGCCAGCGACCCCGAACTGCTCGGCATGAACTGGTTCGTCGAGGGTGTCCAGGGGACGATCCCCAAGTAA
- a CDS encoding phosphoribosyltransferase family protein: protein MNQAAAALLERIRREGAVKGQVIKVDRFLNHMVDPLLMEGLGEELAGRFAGQQIDKVLTAETSGIMIAQVIAHRLGVPFIYAKKKRPLTMGEFYAAASYSFTKQESTTLHVSREVLGAGERVLFADDFFAQGSTLKAIEQIVEQAGATLVGSAVIINKSERRDIAAVLTMDELRPLGESA from the coding sequence ATGAACCAGGCCGCCGCCGCTCTGCTCGAGCGCATCCGCCGCGAAGGCGCCGTGAAAGGGCAGGTGATCAAGGTCGACCGCTTTCTCAACCACATGGTCGATCCCCTGCTGATGGAAGGACTCGGCGAAGAGCTCGCCGGCCGCTTCGCCGGGCAGCAGATCGACAAGGTGCTCACCGCCGAGACCAGCGGCATCATGATCGCCCAGGTCATCGCCCACCGCCTCGGCGTCCCCTTCATCTACGCCAAGAAGAAGCGCCCCCTGACCATGGGCGAGTTTTACGCCGCCGCCAGCTACTCCTTCACCAAGCAGGAATCGACCACGCTGCATGTCTCCCGCGAGGTGCTCGGCGCCGGCGAGCGGGTGTTGTTCGCCGACGATTTCTTCGCCCAGGGTTCGACGCTCAAGGCCATCGAGCAGATTGTCGAGCAGGCTGGTGCCACCCTCGTCGGCTCGGCGGTGATCATCAACAAGTCCGAGCGGCGGGACATTGCGGCGGTCCTGACCATGGATGAGCTGCGGCCTTTGGGCGAATCGGCCTGA
- a CDS encoding DMT family transporter: protein MSPTVFFILLALLAGFSVPTQAGINAQLNLWTRSPVLASAISFAVGTLALVVYTLVARIPLPSLGTLSGHPWWIWIGGCLGAFFVASTVILAPKLGATTMVALILAGQMVASLLLDHFGWLGYPLHPISLGRIAGVLLLCAGIWLIRYF, encoded by the coding sequence ATGTCACCCACCGTCTTCTTCATCCTCTTGGCCCTGCTCGCCGGCTTCTCCGTCCCCACCCAGGCCGGCATCAACGCCCAGCTCAATCTCTGGACCCGCTCGCCGGTGCTCGCCTCGGCCATCTCCTTCGCCGTCGGCACCCTGGCCCTGGTGGTCTACACCCTGGTCGCGCGCATCCCGCTGCCGAGCCTCGGCACCCTGTCCGGCCACCCCTGGTGGATCTGGATCGGCGGCTGCCTCGGCGCGTTTTTCGTCGCTTCCACCGTTATCCTCGCGCCCAAGCTCGGCGCCACCACCATGGTCGCGCTGATCCTGGCCGGGCAGATGGTCGCCTCGCTGCTGCTCGATCACTTCGGCTGGCTCGGCTATCCGCTGCATCCCATCAGCCTGGGGCGCATCGCCGGGGTGCTGCTGCTCTGCGCCGGGATCTGGTTGATCAGGTATTTCTGA
- a CDS encoding ABC transporter permease, producing the protein MRLIAEKREISSPLFRFAAPIVSILVALFVAGFLLLAAGVNPLQAYLEIIQESLGSGYGLSETLVKATPLILAGLGVSLAFRMQIWNIGAEGQIYMGAAGATWVALFSGIENHALMISAMLLAAFAAGGLWAGVAGVLRARWRVNEVIVTLLMNYIAILWVDYLIYGPWKDPQGFNFPLTAQFSDTARLAEYFNTRLHSGFFIALFCALALWLLMERTVWGYEIKVIGSNPKAAQYAGMRTGMAIFAVLFLSGAIAGIAGFSEVAGLQYRLQHGISPGYGYTAIIVAWLAKRSALGVVIVAFLMGVLLVGGDSLQLSWQLPVAFVYAFQGLILFFLLASDFFILNRVRLVREERHA; encoded by the coding sequence ATGAGACTGATCGCCGAAAAACGCGAGATCTCCTCGCCGCTGTTTCGCTTTGCGGCGCCCATCGTTTCGATCCTGGTGGCGCTGTTCGTGGCCGGTTTCCTGCTGCTGGCCGCCGGGGTCAACCCCCTGCAGGCCTACCTGGAGATCATCCAGGAGTCGCTCGGCTCGGGCTACGGGCTCTCCGAGACGCTGGTCAAGGCCACGCCGCTGATCCTGGCGGGCCTGGGGGTCTCGCTGGCCTTTCGCATGCAGATCTGGAACATCGGCGCCGAGGGGCAGATCTACATGGGCGCCGCCGGCGCCACCTGGGTGGCGCTTTTCTCCGGCATCGAGAACCACGCCCTGATGATCAGCGCCATGCTCCTGGCCGCCTTTGCCGCGGGCGGCCTCTGGGCCGGGGTGGCCGGGGTGCTGCGCGCCCGCTGGCGGGTCAACGAGGTCATCGTGACCCTGCTGATGAACTATATCGCCATCCTCTGGGTCGATTACCTGATCTACGGCCCCTGGAAAGACCCCCAGGGGTTCAACTTCCCGCTCACCGCCCAGTTCAGCGACACCGCGCGCCTCGCCGAGTATTTCAACACCCGCCTGCACAGCGGCTTTTTCATCGCCCTGTTCTGCGCCCTGGCTCTGTGGCTGCTGATGGAGCGCACCGTCTGGGGCTACGAGATCAAGGTCATCGGCAGCAACCCCAAGGCCGCCCAGTACGCCGGGATGCGCACCGGCATGGCGATCTTCGCCGTGCTGTTCCTGAGCGGCGCCATCGCCGGCATCGCCGGCTTCAGCGAGGTGGCCGGCCTGCAGTACCGTCTGCAGCACGGCATCTCGCCCGGCTACGGCTACACGGCAATTATCGTCGCCTGGCTGGCCAAGCGCAGCGCCCTCGGCGTGGTGATCGTCGCTTTTCTGATGGGGGTGCTGCTGGTCGGCGGCGACAGCCTGCAGCTCTCCTGGCAGCTGCCAGTGGCCTTCGTCTACGCCTTCCAGGGGCTGATCCTGTTCTTCCTGCTCGCCTCGGATTTCTTCATCCTCAATCGCGTGCGGCTGGTCCGGGAGGAACGCCATGCTTGA
- a CDS encoding ABC transporter ATP-binding protein, whose translation MPNLLEIDQIRKTFPGVVALESVSLAIAPGEIHTLLGENGAGKSTLMNVLTGLYRPERGEIRIAGEAVHLASPRDSLALGIGMVHQHFMLVPAHSVFENILLALEGVPNFFSRRRYKQKIRRIIDEFGLELELDAPVWKLSIGAQQWIELIKLLMRDCRLLILDEPTAVLTPQESDRLFAVLKKLREQGKSIIFISHKMREVMEISDRVTILKKGHSLVTLARGEFDEARLASLMIGEDQIPEWEKHPCVHQEVVLEIDRLAVRNERGLADLDDFSLQLRKGEILGIAGVAGNGQKALAEVLTGLKEAARGRILAGGEDLTHSDARSSYIAGIAHIPEDRKSIGIAPDMTVDENLIMKSFKSRDFRRWIFQDRGAIRRNAAAKIDQFAIKAGPAGNPVRYLSGGNIQKVIIARELSERPAVLVALYPTRGLDIGSAEYVHKVMVDGAGQGMSTILISEDLDELLKLSDRIAVMFRGRLVGCVDPRSTTREQIGLMMSGEAAA comes from the coding sequence ATGCCCAACCTGCTCGAAATCGACCAGATCCGCAAGACCTTCCCCGGCGTGGTCGCCCTGGAGAGCGTCTCGCTCGCCATCGCCCCCGGCGAGATCCACACCCTGCTCGGTGAAAACGGCGCCGGCAAGAGCACCCTGATGAACGTGCTCACCGGGCTCTACCGCCCCGAGCGGGGCGAGATCCGCATTGCCGGCGAAGCGGTCCACCTCGCCAGCCCCCGCGATTCGCTGGCGCTGGGCATCGGCATGGTGCACCAGCACTTCATGCTGGTGCCGGCCCACAGCGTCTTCGAGAACATCCTGCTGGCCCTCGAGGGCGTCCCCAACTTCTTTTCCCGCCGCCGGTACAAGCAGAAGATCCGCCGGATCATCGACGAGTTCGGGCTCGAGCTCGAGCTCGACGCGCCGGTCTGGAAGCTCTCCATCGGCGCCCAGCAGTGGATCGAGCTGATCAAGCTGCTGATGCGCGATTGCCGCCTGCTGATCCTCGACGAGCCGACCGCGGTGCTCACCCCGCAGGAGAGCGACCGGCTGTTCGCGGTGCTGAAAAAGCTGCGCGAGCAGGGCAAGAGCATTATATTTATCTCCCACAAGATGCGCGAGGTGATGGAGATCTCCGACCGGGTGACGATCCTGAAAAAAGGGCACAGCCTGGTCACCCTGGCCCGGGGCGAGTTCGACGAGGCCCGCCTGGCCTCGCTGATGATCGGCGAGGACCAGATCCCCGAGTGGGAGAAACATCCCTGCGTCCACCAAGAGGTGGTGCTCGAGATCGACCGGCTCGCGGTGCGCAACGAGCGCGGCCTGGCCGACCTCGACGATTTCAGCCTGCAGCTGCGCAAGGGAGAGATCCTCGGCATCGCCGGGGTGGCGGGCAACGGGCAGAAGGCCCTGGCCGAGGTGCTGACCGGTCTCAAGGAGGCCGCCCGGGGGCGGATCCTCGCCGGGGGCGAGGACCTCACCCACAGCGACGCCCGCAGCTCCTACATCGCCGGCATCGCCCACATCCCCGAGGACCGCAAGAGCATCGGCATCGCCCCCGACATGACGGTGGACGAGAACCTGATCATGAAAAGCTTCAAGAGCCGGGATTTCCGCCGCTGGATTTTCCAGGACCGCGGTGCCATCCGCCGCAACGCCGCGGCCAAGATCGACCAGTTTGCCATCAAGGCCGGCCCCGCCGGCAACCCGGTGCGCTATCTCTCCGGGGGCAATATCCAGAAGGTGATCATCGCCCGCGAGCTCTCCGAGCGGCCCGCGGTGCTGGTCGCCCTCTATCCGACCCGCGGCCTCGATATCGGCAGCGCCGAGTACGTGCACAAGGTGATGGTCGACGGCGCCGGGCAGGGGATGAGCACCATCCTGATCTCCGAGGACCTTGACGAACTGCTCAAGCTCTCCGACCGCATCGCGGTCATGTTCCGCGGTCGCCTGGTCGGCTGCGTCGACCCGCGCAGCACCACCCGCGAGCAGATCGGCCTGATGATGAGCGGGGAGGCTGCGGCATGA
- a CDS encoding DUF3617 domain-containing protein yields the protein MKRASLLLLALASLGIAQPASADEQKILPGLWEHSFTMKSQSGQIENAMSQFQEQMAALPEDRRKLMEQMMAAQGVTLSPSGSTFRVCITEEDAARDTVPQMDGNCTQKIEERSGNTLRVSFDCAGDPPTRGEGEVTFISPKAYKGKAVIDTEVDGKPERMNIEQSGKWLAADCGDIQPRTR from the coding sequence ATGAAACGCGCGTCCCTGTTGCTGCTTGCCCTTGCATCCCTCGGCATCGCCCAGCCGGCCTCGGCCGATGAGCAGAAGATCCTCCCCGGGCTCTGGGAGCACAGCTTCACCATGAAATCCCAGAGCGGCCAGATCGAGAACGCCATGAGCCAGTTCCAGGAGCAGATGGCCGCCCTGCCCGAGGACCGGCGCAAGCTGATGGAGCAGATGATGGCGGCTCAGGGGGTGACCCTCAGCCCCTCGGGGAGCACTTTCCGGGTCTGCATCACCGAGGAGGACGCCGCTCGCGACACGGTGCCGCAGATGGACGGCAACTGCACCCAGAAGATCGAGGAGCGCAGCGGCAACACCCTCAGGGTCAGTTTCGACTGTGCCGGCGACCCGCCGACCCGGGGCGAGGGCGAAGTCACCTTCATCAGCCCCAAGGCCTACAAGGGCAAGGCGGTTATCGACACCGAGGTCGACGGCAAACCCGAGCGGATGAACATCGAGCAGAGCGGCAAGTGGCTGGCCGCCGACTGCGGCGACATCCAACCGAGAACCCGCTGA
- a CDS encoding ABC transporter permease — protein MLEILLDATVRAGTPILFATLGAILNERAGIINLGIEGLMLIGALAGFAGTQATGSLLVGVLAAFAAALAAGCIHGFVTVQLRGNQIVSGLALTMFGIGVTALFGRGMVGLTIEGFERAAIPGLSQIPVIGKPFFNQDLLIYFSFLLVAGLHFFFYRTRWGLSLRTVGENPAAADTCGVAVNRYRFLAVAVGSGIVGIGGAYLSLASTPMWIENMSAGRGWIAVALVIFASWSSGRALAGAYLFGGITAMQLRFQAMGTTVSAHILQMLPYFFTILVLVVSTLRLQKGASQQPESLGQPYDREDRK, from the coding sequence ATGCTTGAGATCCTGCTCGACGCCACGGTCCGCGCCGGCACCCCGATCCTCTTCGCCACCCTGGGGGCGATCCTCAACGAGCGCGCCGGGATCATCAACCTCGGCATCGAGGGGCTGATGCTCATCGGCGCCCTGGCCGGCTTCGCCGGCACCCAGGCCACCGGTTCGCTGCTGGTCGGCGTACTGGCCGCTTTTGCCGCAGCGCTTGCTGCCGGCTGCATCCACGGCTTCGTCACCGTGCAGCTGCGCGGCAACCAGATCGTCAGCGGCCTGGCCCTGACCATGTTCGGCATCGGCGTCACCGCCCTGTTCGGCCGCGGCATGGTCGGGCTGACCATCGAAGGGTTCGAGCGCGCCGCCATTCCGGGGCTGAGCCAGATCCCGGTGATCGGCAAGCCCTTCTTCAACCAGGATTTGCTGATCTACTTCAGCTTTTTGCTGGTTGCCGGCCTGCACTTTTTCTTCTACCGCACCCGCTGGGGGCTCTCCCTGCGCACCGTCGGCGAAAACCCGGCGGCCGCCGACACCTGCGGGGTGGCGGTCAACCGCTACCGGTTTCTGGCGGTGGCGGTCGGTTCGGGGATCGTCGGCATCGGCGGCGCCTACCTGAGCCTGGCCTCGACCCCCATGTGGATCGAGAACATGTCCGCCGGCCGCGGCTGGATCGCCGTGGCTCTGGTGATCTTCGCCTCCTGGTCGAGCGGCCGCGCCCTGGCCGGCGCCTACCTGTTCGGCGGCATCACCGCCATGCAGCTGCGCTTTCAGGCCATGGGCACCACCGTCAGCGCCCACATCCTGCAGATGCTCCCCTATTTCTTCACCATCCTGGTGCTGGTCGTCTCCACGCTGCGCCTGCAGAAGGGCGCCTCCCAGCAGCCGGAAAGCCTCGGACAACCCTACGACCGGGAGGACCGCAAATGA